A genome region from Natronosalvus rutilus includes the following:
- a CDS encoding zf-TFIIB domain-containing protein, translating to MDDCPRCQAPLERLTLGEVTTIACSRCGFADVPVEHESREMAFESWQDAFNRFYET from the coding sequence ATGGACGACTGCCCACGGTGCCAGGCTCCACTCGAGCGGCTCACGCTGGGGGAGGTCACGACGATCGCATGTAGTCGATGCGGTTTCGCGGACGTACCCGTCGAACACGAGAGCCGAGAGATGGCGTTCGAATCCTGGCAAGACGCATTCAACCGCTTTTACGAGACCTGA
- a CDS encoding ABC transporter permease, with product MFEFLRYEARKRVKGSLYLSLGMIALAAMIVWVYPSFRDSFQEDELLDAYPPQILQLFDVETMASLEGFLAFEFYVFGWVILLGLYLAYSAAGLIADDVDRGRMDTILAMPVSRPQLVVEKFAALAVPIVTVNLLLPPVILAGGWLIDESLSVADVFAVHLLSIPYLFACAGIGLCCSVVFDRVGIAQRAALGITFGIFLAESLLEGTGYEFLGAVVPMRYYDPNNILLQGEYDFVGVAILVAITLVLVLASSAWFTRKDV from the coding sequence ATGTTTGAATTCCTCCGGTACGAGGCCCGAAAGCGGGTGAAAGGCAGCCTCTACCTTTCGCTCGGGATGATCGCGCTGGCCGCGATGATCGTCTGGGTCTATCCGTCCTTCCGCGACTCGTTCCAGGAGGACGAACTCCTCGATGCCTACCCGCCACAGATCCTCCAGCTGTTCGACGTCGAGACGATGGCATCGCTCGAGGGCTTTCTCGCCTTCGAGTTCTACGTCTTCGGCTGGGTCATCCTCCTCGGGCTCTACCTGGCCTACAGCGCCGCCGGACTGATCGCTGACGACGTCGACCGCGGCCGGATGGACACCATCCTGGCGATGCCGGTTTCGCGACCGCAACTGGTCGTCGAGAAGTTCGCCGCCCTCGCCGTGCCCATCGTCACGGTGAACCTCCTCCTCCCGCCGGTGATCCTCGCGGGCGGGTGGCTCATCGACGAGTCGCTCTCCGTGGCGGACGTCTTCGCGGTCCACCTGCTCTCGATTCCCTACCTGTTCGCCTGCGCCGGAATCGGACTCTGCTGTTCGGTCGTCTTCGATCGGGTGGGAATTGCCCAGCGCGCCGCCCTCGGAATCACCTTCGGAATCTTCCTCGCCGAATCGCTGCTCGAGGGGACCGGCTACGAGTTCCTCGGGGCCGTCGTCCCGATGCGCTACTACGATCCGAACAATATCCTCCTCCAGGGCGAGTACGACTTCGTCGGCGTCGCGATTCTCGTTGCGATTACGCTCGTCCTGGTCCTCGCCAGCAGCGCCTGGTTCACGCGAAAAGACGTCTAA
- a CDS encoding DUF7139 domain-containing protein — protein MAAEDPADGYLFDLYRRYIGEPDDRTDVYVGFGLFLGGIGFAIVALLIYLWSSTLEPRSPAHLAWVQPAYSVAMVSLPVLMLGIVVLLPSERRVLYTSIAGLAVTVVAVGGFLYAYPDHWNGYGNDYTAQIVAVYAVGLAGVTASTGAALIAHYLEMARAVDDVKTDDDGEELTYSDEEIRDDIDAAMEGVELSWGGVEKSEHKRLTFSDHEFDSENLDTNMATKTTRSSGVDTQVAGLKGLKGGEKKTAVSESSVDDQTQKLKELREQRRKEQAAEEAGGRRIANPFSGLLERLRSLVNRN, from the coding sequence ATGGCAGCCGAAGACCCTGCAGATGGGTACCTGTTCGACCTCTACCGGCGCTACATCGGCGAACCGGACGACCGGACCGATGTGTACGTCGGGTTCGGACTGTTTCTCGGTGGTATCGGATTCGCGATCGTCGCGCTACTCATCTACCTGTGGAGTAGCACGCTCGAGCCTCGCTCCCCGGCGCACCTCGCGTGGGTACAGCCGGCGTACTCCGTCGCGATGGTCTCGCTTCCCGTCCTGATGCTAGGGATCGTGGTCTTGCTCCCGTCGGAACGACGGGTCCTGTACACCTCGATCGCCGGGCTCGCCGTCACGGTCGTGGCCGTCGGTGGATTCCTGTACGCCTACCCCGATCACTGGAACGGGTACGGGAACGATTACACCGCCCAGATCGTCGCGGTCTACGCCGTCGGACTCGCCGGCGTCACCGCCTCGACGGGGGCGGCGCTGATCGCGCACTACCTCGAGATGGCCCGAGCCGTCGACGACGTGAAAACGGACGACGACGGCGAGGAACTCACCTACTCCGACGAGGAAATTCGAGACGACATCGACGCCGCGATGGAGGGCGTCGAACTCTCCTGGGGTGGCGTCGAGAAGTCCGAGCACAAGCGACTGACCTTTTCGGACCACGAGTTCGACAGCGAGAACCTGGACACGAACATGGCGACGAAGACGACCCGCTCGAGCGGCGTCGACACGCAGGTCGCGGGCCTCAAGGGACTCAAAGGTGGGGAGAAGAAGACCGCCGTCTCGGAGTCGTCGGTCGACGACCAGACCCAGAAACTCAAGGAACTGCGCGAACAGCGACGCAAGGAACAGGCCGCCGAAGAGGCCGGGGGTCGTCGCATCGCGAACCCGTTCTCGGGGCTGCTCGAGCGCTTGCGTTCGCTGGTAAATCGTAATTAA
- a CDS encoding DUF7550 family protein, translating to MTDETEPTHDEDSGATVGHDLEDERTTAPMSAFSPRDAAFGFVVMVIGVAITLAIPMGLF from the coding sequence ATGACAGACGAGACGGAACCCACCCACGACGAGGATTCGGGAGCCACGGTCGGCCACGACCTCGAGGACGAGCGAACGACCGCGCCGATGAGCGCCTTCTCGCCGCGCGATGCGGCGTTCGGGTTCGTCGTGATGGTCATCGGCGTCGCGATCACCCTCGCGATCCCGATGGGTCTGTTCTAA
- a CDS encoding ribbon-helix-helix domain-containing protein: protein MPKVEITIPEHLEMQIAQMVERGEFVNREEAIEDLLSTGIKAYKTSGPMDEEEPGLENDGMMGHDDEYVF, encoded by the coding sequence ATGCCGAAAGTAGAGATCACGATACCGGAACATCTCGAGATGCAGATCGCGCAGATGGTGGAACGCGGCGAGTTCGTCAACCGCGAAGAAGCGATCGAAGACCTGCTCTCGACGGGGATCAAGGCGTACAAAACGAGCGGCCCGATGGACGAGGAGGAGCCGGGCCTCGAGAACGACGGGATGATGGGCCACGACGACGAGTACGTTTTCTGA
- a CDS encoding rhomboid family intramembrane serine protease — MNWLTTGLTVLVVLTVLGSLFVVSRLDPRERRWRDVLEDRLVLGVPWGTLVVVGFVIAVYLFVQDGITDFDNPVVTPFRAWSFFYPLGILTAPFAHAYPGHLTGNLIGTVVVAPIAEYAWGHYADGSRTRNVKTNSSTSRSLASSLLTNPWLRALVVFPAGVIVVGVVTGLFALGPVIGFSGVVFAFAGFAIVRYPIVTLIGAIGVHGTLSTIYGALQRPIGWYVVQPRPPTAPWWASTAIQGHALGFFVGLVVALVIFDRRNDGYRPDPLALWLAVLVYGFSKSLWAIYWFDGANRYVLFRGPGVVIVAALALVITIAVAGSQHSILPARLERRLSRPTAPILEDGGLLSRFLADDAATDERIRELVARPKSRVPSLAKTSRQYTAVVVVVVVLAAISGPAVPVNLFVLDGDDAGSTEGALAVEDYLITYAENAQNPIASVVDLEAFDAEGVEGSGVIVSSPDRHIWSESVSAQRLAFSGSETIHVGGPGWRESITATRAGWTPAGNDTVYQVWLEHDDRRVLAHASEPSTANAIIDGKNVTIVPDDGAFVLEVSANESADPARADVPAADESVTVDGLEFTRLRNDLFVTTGETTVQIASKERYK; from the coding sequence ATGAACTGGCTGACGACCGGACTCACCGTACTCGTCGTCCTGACGGTGCTCGGCTCGCTGTTCGTCGTCAGCCGACTCGATCCACGGGAGCGCCGCTGGCGGGACGTCCTCGAGGACCGGTTGGTACTCGGCGTGCCGTGGGGTACGCTGGTCGTCGTCGGCTTCGTGATCGCCGTCTACCTCTTCGTCCAGGACGGGATCACCGATTTCGACAACCCCGTCGTGACGCCGTTTCGTGCCTGGTCGTTCTTCTACCCGCTGGGCATCCTCACCGCCCCGTTCGCTCACGCCTACCCCGGCCACCTCACGGGGAACCTCATCGGCACCGTCGTCGTGGCTCCCATCGCCGAGTATGCGTGGGGGCACTACGCGGACGGGAGCCGAACTCGAAACGTCAAGACGAACTCGAGCACGTCGCGCAGCCTCGCCTCGAGTCTCCTGACGAACCCGTGGCTCCGGGCGCTCGTCGTCTTCCCCGCAGGCGTCATCGTCGTCGGCGTGGTCACCGGCCTCTTCGCGCTGGGCCCCGTCATCGGCTTCTCGGGCGTCGTCTTCGCCTTCGCGGGCTTCGCGATCGTTCGGTACCCGATCGTCACGTTGATCGGCGCAATCGGCGTCCACGGCACCTTGTCGACGATCTACGGCGCCCTCCAGCGCCCCATCGGGTGGTACGTCGTCCAGCCCCGACCGCCGACGGCTCCGTGGTGGGCGTCGACGGCCATCCAGGGCCACGCTCTCGGGTTCTTCGTCGGCCTCGTCGTCGCGCTCGTGATTTTCGACCGTCGGAACGACGGCTACCGGCCGGACCCGCTCGCACTCTGGCTCGCCGTCCTCGTCTACGGCTTCTCGAAGTCACTCTGGGCGATCTACTGGTTCGACGGCGCGAACCGGTACGTCCTGTTCCGGGGACCCGGCGTCGTGATCGTCGCCGCACTCGCCCTCGTTATCACTATCGCGGTGGCTGGCTCTCAGCACTCGATCCTTCCCGCCCGCCTCGAGCGCAGGCTCTCGCGGCCGACCGCGCCGATACTCGAGGACGGCGGCCTCCTCTCCAGATTCCTGGCCGACGACGCGGCGACCGACGAGCGGATTCGCGAACTCGTCGCGCGACCGAAATCCCGGGTTCCGTCGCTCGCGAAGACGTCGCGCCAGTACACGGCCGTCGTGGTCGTCGTCGTCGTTCTCGCGGCGATTAGTGGGCCAGCGGTGCCGGTCAACCTGTTCGTCCTCGACGGGGACGACGCAGGCTCGACGGAGGGCGCGCTCGCCGTCGAGGACTACTTGATCACGTACGCCGAGAACGCCCAGAACCCGATCGCCTCCGTCGTCGACCTCGAGGCGTTCGACGCGGAAGGGGTCGAAGGCAGCGGCGTGATCGTCTCGAGTCCCGACCGTCACATCTGGTCGGAGTCCGTCTCCGCCCAGCGCCTGGCCTTCAGCGGCTCGGAAACCATCCACGTCGGCGGTCCGGGCTGGCGGGAGTCGATCACCGCCACTCGCGCGGGGTGGACCCCCGCCGGGAACGATACCGTCTACCAGGTCTGGCTCGAACACGACGACCGGCGGGTGCTCGCTCACGCCTCTGAACCGTCGACGGCCAACGCGATAATCGACGGCAAGAACGTCACGATCGTACCCGACGACGGCGCGTTCGTCCTCGAGGTCAGCGCGAACGAATCGGCCGACCCGGCTAGGGCAGACGTTCCGGCCGCCGACGAGTCAGTGACGGTCGACGGCCTGGAGTTCACTCGCCTCAGGAACGACCTGTTCGTGACCACCGGCGAGACGACAGTCCAGATCGCGAGCAAGGAGCGGTACAAGTGA
- a CDS encoding ABC transporter ATP-binding protein, whose product MAVIDLEGLTKDYGDVRAADDLTLTVDRGEIFGYLGPNGAGKTTTIRMLLGFISPTAGSAQVLGADIRDRKALLEARRQVGYLSDDPGFDEEATGTEILDLHAAVKGGERRDELLELFDPPLDRQVREYSRGNVQKLGIVTTFMHDPDLVILDEPTSGLDPLMKQRFSEFLRAERDRGVTTFFSSHILSEVRRLCDRVGIIRNGRLVTVDPIETLLTRSGKVVRIHASESIPVEVLNLEGVHGLETSTSDSSGGNGSENGDTGDGDSPAVAGEQTAHFSECAFTFTGDINALLERLAPYDLLDLSIEEAPLEDVFMRFYGGEDDV is encoded by the coding sequence ATGGCCGTCATCGATCTCGAGGGGCTCACGAAGGACTACGGCGACGTGCGAGCGGCCGACGATCTCACGCTCACCGTCGACCGGGGCGAAATCTTCGGCTACCTCGGTCCCAATGGGGCGGGCAAGACCACGACGATCCGCATGCTGCTCGGCTTCATCTCGCCGACGGCAGGATCGGCCCAGGTCCTCGGCGCGGATATCCGCGACCGGAAGGCGTTGCTCGAGGCCAGGCGCCAGGTCGGCTACCTCTCGGACGACCCCGGGTTCGACGAGGAGGCGACCGGAACCGAAATCCTCGACCTCCACGCCGCGGTGAAAGGGGGCGAGCGCCGGGACGAACTGCTCGAGTTGTTCGATCCGCCGCTCGACCGCCAGGTACGCGAGTACTCCCGCGGGAACGTACAGAAGCTGGGCATCGTCACGACGTTCATGCACGACCCCGACCTCGTGATCCTGGACGAGCCGACCAGCGGGCTCGATCCGCTCATGAAACAGCGCTTCTCGGAGTTCCTGCGAGCCGAACGCGACCGGGGCGTGACCACGTTCTTCTCCTCGCACATTCTGAGCGAAGTTCGCCGGCTCTGTGACCGCGTCGGCATCATCCGTAACGGGCGGCTGGTCACGGTCGACCCGATCGAGACCCTGCTCACCCGGAGCGGGAAAGTCGTCCGCATCCACGCCAGCGAGTCGATTCCTGTCGAAGTCCTCAACCTCGAGGGCGTTCACGGCCTCGAGACGAGTACAAGCGATAGCAGCGGAGGCAACGGAAGCGAGAATGGCGACACGGGCGACGGTGACAGCCCGGCCGTCGCGGGCGAACAGACGGCGCACTTCAGCGAGTGCGCGTTCACCTTCACCGGCGACATCAACGCCCTGCTCGAGCGCCTCGCCCCCTACGACCTGCTCGACCTCTCAATCGAGGAGGCACCACTCGAGGACGTCTTCATGCGGTTCTACGGAGGTGAGGACGATGTTTGA
- a CDS encoding sulfite oxidase-like oxidoreductase — protein sequence MKDVTNLYQEFGDERLPPGQRETSKFPVLSKGETPTWDPDTWEFTVTGAVENSLSFTWEEFRDLPTETQRQDFHCVTGWSKFDCEFTGVPFTDLAERAGVTDDAVHVMFVALDDYTTDLPLEDCLRDEVLFAWAFDGKPLAREHGGPLRVVTPHRYAYKGAKWVTGVEFLTEPELGYWERRGYSETADPWKEERYS from the coding sequence ATGAAGGACGTCACGAACCTCTACCAGGAGTTCGGCGACGAACGGTTGCCACCCGGACAGCGCGAGACGTCGAAGTTCCCGGTCCTCTCGAAGGGCGAGACGCCGACGTGGGACCCCGACACCTGGGAATTTACCGTCACCGGCGCCGTCGAGAACTCCCTCTCGTTCACGTGGGAGGAGTTTCGCGACCTGCCGACAGAAACCCAGCGCCAGGACTTTCACTGCGTCACCGGGTGGAGCAAGTTCGACTGCGAGTTCACTGGCGTGCCCTTCACCGACCTGGCCGAGCGCGCCGGGGTGACGGACGACGCGGTCCACGTCATGTTCGTGGCCCTCGACGACTACACGACGGACCTCCCGCTCGAGGACTGTCTCCGCGACGAAGTGCTCTTCGCGTGGGCCTTCGACGGAAAACCGCTCGCGCGCGAACACGGTGGGCCACTTCGAGTCGTAACGCCACACCGCTACGCCTACAAGGGGGCGAAGTGGGTCACCGGCGTGGAGTTTCTGACCGAACCGGAACTGGGATACTGGGAACGACGGGGGTACTCCGAGACGGCCGATCCCTGGAAGGAAGAGCGGTACAGCTAG
- a CDS encoding DNA-directed RNA polymerase subunit L, producing the protein MELRVTESSENELSIEIVGEDHTFMNVLKGALLEHNDVSAATYDMNPEQSGGQTDPILTIKTEGDVEPLDALEEAAGDVRSKTAAFRDAFEAAI; encoded by the coding sequence ATGGAACTGCGGGTCACCGAGAGCAGCGAGAACGAACTCTCGATCGAAATCGTCGGCGAGGATCACACGTTCATGAACGTGCTCAAGGGCGCGTTGCTCGAGCACAACGACGTGAGCGCGGCAACGTACGACATGAACCCCGAGCAGTCGGGCGGTCAGACAGATCCCATTCTGACGATCAAGACCGAGGGCGACGTCGAACCGCTCGACGCGCTCGAGGAGGCGGCCGGCGACGTTCGGTCGAAGACGGCGGCGTTCCGGGACGCGTTCGAAGCGGCGATTTGA
- the hisF gene encoding imidazole glycerol phosphate synthase subunit HisF, whose amino-acid sequence MLTKRIIPCIDVDVDDDGNPAVYTGVNFENLEYTGDPVEMARAYNEAGADEFVFLDITASAEDRETMLSVVERVADEVFIPLTVGGGIRTVDDIKETLRAGADKVSITTGALERPELINEGARAFGSQCIVISVDARRRFDEGGEHYVDVDGESCWFECTKKGGREGTGIDVVEWAQEAQSRGAGELFVNSIDADGTKDGYDVPLMRAVSDAVDTPVIASSGCGGPEDMYEVFTEADADAGLAASIFHFGEYSIEEVKHYLDERDVPVRL is encoded by the coding sequence ATGCTCACCAAGCGAATTATCCCGTGTATCGACGTCGACGTCGACGACGACGGGAACCCGGCGGTCTACACCGGGGTCAACTTCGAGAACCTCGAGTACACCGGCGACCCCGTCGAGATGGCTCGCGCGTACAACGAGGCCGGGGCCGACGAGTTCGTCTTCCTCGACATCACCGCCTCCGCCGAGGACCGCGAGACCATGCTCTCGGTCGTCGAGCGAGTCGCCGACGAGGTATTCATCCCGCTCACCGTCGGCGGCGGCATCCGAACCGTCGACGACATCAAGGAGACCCTGCGCGCGGGGGCCGACAAGGTCTCGATCACCACGGGCGCCCTCGAGCGTCCGGAACTCATCAACGAGGGCGCCCGTGCGTTCGGCAGCCAGTGCATCGTCATCAGCGTCGACGCACGGCGACGGTTCGACGAAGGCGGCGAACACTACGTCGACGTCGACGGCGAGTCCTGCTGGTTCGAGTGTACGAAGAAAGGCGGCCGCGAGGGGACCGGCATCGACGTCGTCGAGTGGGCCCAAGAGGCCCAGTCCCGGGGCGCCGGCGAGCTGTTCGTCAACTCGATCGACGCCGACGGGACGAAAGACGGCTACGACGTCCCGCTGATGCGGGCGGTCTCTGACGCGGTCGACACGCCGGTCATCGCCTCCTCGGGCTGTGGCGGCCCCGAGGACATGTACGAGGTGTTCACCGAGGCGGACGCCGACGCCGGACTGGCCGCTTCCATCTTCCACTTCGGGGAGTACTCGATCGAGGAGGTCAAGCACTATCTCGACGAGCGCGACGTGCCGGTCAGGCTGTGA
- a CDS encoding group I truncated hemoglobin — protein sequence MAPQVYAKIGGRKAVESVVTDFYDKVLADDQLAGYFEGYDLEELYAHQVQFISSVAGGPVTYTGADMREAHADLDLDPADFDAVAAYLETALIENGVDEDHVEAILAEVSELEEPILGQ from the coding sequence ATGGCACCACAAGTGTACGCCAAAATCGGAGGACGGAAAGCCGTCGAATCGGTCGTCACGGACTTCTATGACAAGGTTCTCGCGGACGACCAGCTCGCGGGCTACTTCGAGGGCTACGACCTGGAGGAACTGTACGCCCACCAGGTCCAGTTCATCAGTTCGGTGGCCGGCGGTCCCGTCACGTACACGGGTGCGGACATGCGCGAGGCACACGCTGATCTTGATCTCGACCCTGCCGATTTCGACGCCGTCGCAGCTTACCTCGAGACGGCCCTCATCGAGAACGGCGTCGACGAGGACCACGTTGAGGCGATTCTCGCGGAAGTAAGTGAACTCGAGGAACCGATCCTCGGTCAGTGA
- a CDS encoding heavy metal translocating P-type ATPase produces MAEDDQAPAATICSLCGREVDEPSPGEKATLEDEATFCSPGCRRVWETLEPDPSADLAVESGPPGPSSEARDEHLGPADPDGEAEESLEGVGSNVAYGGGPDDAAGDATAGANEAASGDVSETKAVAEADAETEADEQDDRPPIRTHLRVDGMHTATCEAYLESVATDLDGVLEAEASYVTESVRVDHDPATVSPADLRDALSITGYTAYLREDAGSQIQADQIGKSRRSREMSGVRKRRTDDMRQVRYVLGVVFGSFLLLPYVVMLYPSYMANMAPIGPLSSFQTIFTDGGIMFMRVYFVLTGIVLYVTGMPLLRGAYVSLKLRRPNTDLLAAMTIVGAYLYSSVAVFVTSPNVYFDLVLVVASAVMGAILYESMAKQRAMDRLTELTISQVDSARRYETDGSVTDVDVADLEAGDTVLVKQGERIPIDGVLAEGTCTVDEAIVTGESVPIAKDAGDEVVGGSIVTADAAVIEVDDRGSSSLDRLTETVWDLQTAVHGTQRRVDDLAGRLVRPLVGTTIAAGVVALVLGRGPGEATLWSLTVVLVGTPWLLGVATPLSIATNIEAALERGVVVFDETVFERLRAIDTIVFDKTGTLTRGEMTVLEAEAPVDLLSAAGALEQRASHPAADAIARTYGVGGSDSSDSDRGDDTATRPDGGAAGEHATANRVSDFESHGNAVEGTVGGSRVLVGHPDAFADRGWTLGEDIETRASEARGFGRLPVVIGRDGTAEGVIVVGDEPRPGWEETLSGLEARGIDVVVLTGDDPEATDAFEAHPAVSHAFAGVPPEGKVATVRHLRERGRVAMVGDGTNDAPALAEADLGISLGSGTDLASDASDLAIVEDDLASIETAFELAAAASKRVEQNERLAFSYNVLTIPAAAAGLLNPLVAILASVVGLGLLGGNSLRSLLE; encoded by the coding sequence GTGGCTGAGGACGACCAGGCGCCAGCGGCAACTATCTGCTCGCTGTGTGGCCGGGAGGTCGACGAGCCGTCGCCCGGAGAGAAGGCAACGCTCGAGGACGAAGCGACGTTCTGCTCGCCGGGCTGTCGACGTGTCTGGGAGACGCTCGAGCCGGATCCGTCGGCGGATCTCGCGGTGGAATCCGGACCTCCGGGCCCCTCGAGTGAGGCACGCGACGAACACCTCGGTCCAGCAGACCCCGACGGTGAGGCGGAGGAGTCCCTGGAGGGCGTGGGCTCCAACGTCGCATACGGAGGCGGTCCGGACGATGCCGCTGGTGACGCAACTGCAGGCGCGAACGAGGCTGCCTCGGGAGACGTATCTGAAACCAAAGCCGTAGCCGAAGCCGACGCTGAAACCGAAGCCGACGAACAGGACGATCGCCCGCCGATACGCACCCACCTCCGGGTCGACGGCATGCACACCGCCACCTGCGAAGCCTACCTCGAGTCCGTCGCCACCGACCTGGACGGCGTCCTCGAGGCCGAGGCGAGTTACGTCACCGAGTCGGTTCGCGTCGATCACGACCCCGCGACCGTCTCGCCGGCGGACCTCCGCGACGCCCTGAGCATCACGGGGTACACGGCGTACCTCCGCGAGGATGCGGGATCACAGATCCAGGCTGACCAGATCGGAAAGAGCCGCCGCTCGCGCGAGATGAGCGGCGTCCGCAAGCGACGGACCGACGACATGCGTCAGGTCCGGTACGTCCTCGGTGTCGTCTTCGGGTCGTTCCTGCTCTTGCCCTACGTCGTGATGCTCTACCCGTCGTACATGGCGAACATGGCACCGATCGGCCCGCTCTCGTCGTTCCAGACGATCTTCACCGACGGCGGCATCATGTTCATGCGGGTCTACTTCGTCCTGACGGGAATCGTCCTCTACGTCACCGGAATGCCGCTGCTCCGGGGCGCCTACGTCAGCCTCAAGCTTCGGCGCCCGAACACGGACCTGCTCGCGGCGATGACCATCGTCGGTGCCTACCTCTACAGCTCCGTCGCCGTCTTCGTGACCAGCCCGAACGTCTACTTCGACCTCGTGCTCGTCGTCGCCTCCGCCGTCATGGGTGCGATCCTCTACGAGTCGATGGCCAAACAGCGCGCGATGGATCGCCTGACCGAACTCACGATCTCCCAGGTCGACAGCGCCCGCCGATACGAGACCGACGGATCAGTCACCGACGTCGACGTGGCCGACCTCGAGGCCGGGGACACCGTCCTCGTCAAGCAGGGCGAGCGCATCCCGATCGACGGCGTCCTCGCGGAGGGGACCTGCACGGTCGACGAAGCAATCGTGACCGGCGAATCCGTTCCCATCGCCAAAGACGCGGGCGACGAGGTCGTCGGCGGCTCGATCGTGACCGCCGACGCCGCCGTGATCGAGGTCGACGACCGCGGCTCGAGCAGCCTCGACCGTCTCACCGAAACGGTCTGGGACCTCCAGACCGCCGTCCACGGAACCCAGCGGCGGGTCGACGACCTGGCCGGCCGACTCGTTCGACCGCTTGTCGGCACCACAATCGCCGCCGGCGTCGTCGCGCTCGTCCTCGGGCGCGGTCCAGGCGAGGCGACCCTCTGGTCGCTGACGGTCGTCCTGGTCGGCACCCCCTGGCTGCTCGGCGTAGCGACGCCGCTATCCATCGCGACGAACATCGAGGCGGCGCTGGAGCGCGGCGTCGTGGTCTTCGACGAGACCGTCTTTGAGCGGCTTCGAGCGATCGACACGATCGTCTTCGACAAGACCGGCACGCTCACCCGCGGCGAGATGACCGTCCTCGAGGCCGAGGCTCCCGTCGACTTGTTGTCGGCGGCGGGAGCGCTCGAGCAGCGGGCGTCCCATCCCGCTGCGGACGCCATCGCTCGAACCTACGGCGTGGGTGGGTCCGACTCGAGCGACAGCGATCGTGGCGACGATACTGCGACTCGCCCCGACGGCGGTGCGGCCGGCGAACACGCCACCGCAAACCGGGTGTCGGACTTCGAGAGCCACGGAAACGCCGTCGAGGGAACCGTCGGCGGCAGTCGCGTGCTCGTCGGCCACCCCGACGCGTTCGCCGATCGGGGGTGGACGCTGGGTGAGGACATCGAAACCCGCGCGAGCGAGGCGCGCGGCTTCGGACGCCTCCCCGTCGTCATCGGTCGAGACGGAACCGCCGAGGGCGTGATCGTCGTCGGCGACGAGCCCCGCCCCGGCTGGGAGGAGACGCTTTCGGGGCTCGAGGCGCGCGGCATAGACGTGGTCGTGTTGACCGGCGACGACCCGGAGGCCACGGACGCCTTTGAGGCCCACCCGGCAGTCTCCCACGCGTTCGCGGGCGTCCCACCCGAGGGGAAGGTCGCGACGGTTCGCCACCTCCGGGAGCGCGGGCGGGTGGCGATGGTCGGCGACGGGACGAACGACGCGCCCGCGCTGGCCGAGGCGGACCTGGGTATTTCGCTTGGAAGCGGCACCGACCTGGCCTCCGACGCCTCCGACCTGGCGATCGTCGAGGACGACCTGGCGTCGATCGAGACGGCGTTCGAACTGGCCGCGGCCGCCAGCAAACGGGTCGAGCAAAACGAGCGACTCGCTTTCTCGTACAACGTGCTCACCATTCCCGCCGCCGCTGCAGGACTGTTGAACCCGCTCGTGGCGATCCTGGCAAGCGTCGTCGGGCTCGGCCTGCTGGGCGGGAACTCCCTCCGATCGCTCCTCGAGTAG
- a CDS encoding METTL5 family protein yields MPSGLSRRQLARVLESVADFPTPDIDLEQYLTPAELAAHLGHLAAVQGDLTGATVLDLGTGTGMLALAAGQYAPDGVVGVDVDADALVQARLNEETVDEAAREVGATSIVGPNSGYEWIRADVTRLPLERGRFSAPVTVLSNPPFGAQRGNRHADRRFLEAAADLADVSYTIHNEGSQAFVESFAADEGGTVTHAFGAEFPVDHRFPFHDRERAVLEAEVFRVEWRERGSRS; encoded by the coding sequence ATGCCCTCGGGGCTCTCCCGCCGACAACTCGCCCGCGTCCTCGAATCAGTTGCTGATTTTCCTACTCCCGATATCGACCTCGAGCAGTATCTCACGCCCGCAGAGCTCGCCGCCCACCTCGGTCACCTCGCCGCCGTCCAGGGCGACCTCACCGGCGCGACGGTCCTCGACCTCGGAACCGGAACAGGGATGCTGGCGCTGGCCGCGGGCCAGTACGCCCCCGATGGGGTCGTCGGGGTCGACGTCGACGCCGACGCCCTGGTCCAGGCGAGACTCAACGAAGAAACCGTCGACGAGGCGGCCCGCGAGGTCGGAGCAACTTCGATCGTCGGACCGAATTCGGGTTACGAGTGGATTCGAGCCGACGTGACTCGGCTCCCGCTCGAGCGGGGGAGATTCTCCGCGCCAGTCACCGTCCTGTCGAACCCGCCGTTCGGCGCACAACGCGGTAACCGCCACGCCGACCGACGGTTCCTCGAGGCCGCCGCCGACCTGGCCGACGTCTCTTACACCATCCACAACGAGGGGAGCCAGGCGTTCGTCGAGTCGTTCGCGGCCGACGAGGGTGGAACCGTCACCCACGCGTTCGGAGCCGAGTTTCCGGTCGACCACCGATTCCCCTTCCACGACCGCGAGCGGGCGGTGCTCGAGGCCGAGGTGTTTCGGGTCGAGTGGCGGGAGAGGGGGTCGCGGTCGTAG